In a single window of the Acyrthosiphon pisum isolate AL4f chromosome X, pea_aphid_22Mar2018_4r6ur, whole genome shotgun sequence genome:
- the LOC100161590 gene encoding uncharacterized protein LOC100161590 isoform X1, whose translation MHTDTKGIMAFQPNSTVKVLDPIRENYDNYLLIDVGSNMVNKKFSRDLESVLQRAKDSGVQKIIVPCTSLRTSKEALRLARIYPGALYSTAGIHPHEAKSWEDNYYDELRDIAKNPECVAIGICGLDYNKDFSSPDIQRKVFELQISLAKEIKKPIMLHQKGAHEDFLRIIKTHLPLELPAILHSFTGSFEEATDYINLGMYIGITGGLCKDSSGSGIKKLLSAGTLTLDRILVQSDSPFMYPNARAANLTDALKSSLTQRSLGFLQRYCTFHRNEPCSLPILVELLAGFIAKKPDEVALATSINALKIFGMS comes from the exons atgcacacAGACACAAA AGGTATCATGGCTTTTCAACCCAACAGTACGGTCAAAGTATTGGATCCGATTCGAGAGAACTATGACAATTATCTGCTCATCGACGTTGGATCGAACATGGTGAACAAGAAGTTCAGCCGGGACTTGGAATCGGTGTTACAGAGAGCAAAAGATTCAG gtgttcaaaaaataattgttcctTGTACCTCTCTTAGAACGAGTAAAGAGGCGTTGCGTTTAGCAAGAATATATCCAGGAGCGTTATATTCAACGGCAG gtaTCCATCCACATGAAGCAAAATCTTGGgaagataattattatgatgaacTGAGAGATATTGCTAAAAATCCAGAATGTGTAGCTATTGGTATATGTGGTTTAGATTATAACAAAGATTTTTCTTCGCCTGATATACAAAGAAAAGTTTTTGAACTACAg atttCCTTGgctaaagaaattaaaaagcCCATCATGTTGCATCAAAAAGGAGCACATGAAGATTTTTTAAGgattataaaaacacatttgCCTTTAGAACTTCCAGCAATTTTACATTCATTTACTGGTTCATTTGAAGAAGCTACTGACTACATAAACTTGGGAATGTACATTGGAATAACAG gAGGATTGTGCAAAGATAGTTCTGGTAGCggaataaaaaaacttttaagcgCAGGAACATTAACACTAGATAGAATACTAGTGCAATCGGATTCTCCGTTTATGTATCCAAATGCTAGAGCAGCAAATCTTACGGACGCATTAAAATCGAGCCTCACACAAAG ATCACTGGGATTTTTACAGCGTTACTGTACATTTCATCGAAATGAACCATGCTCATTACCTATTTTAGTGGAATTATTAGCCGGTTTTATTGCTAAAAAACCAGATGAAGTGGCTTTAGCAACATCAATTAATGCgcttaaaatatttggaatgtcataa
- the LOC100161590 gene encoding uncharacterized protein LOC100161590 isoform X2, whose amino-acid sequence MAFQPNSTVKVLDPIRENYDNYLLIDVGSNMVNKKFSRDLESVLQRAKDSGVQKIIVPCTSLRTSKEALRLARIYPGALYSTAGIHPHEAKSWEDNYYDELRDIAKNPECVAIGICGLDYNKDFSSPDIQRKVFELQISLAKEIKKPIMLHQKGAHEDFLRIIKTHLPLELPAILHSFTGSFEEATDYINLGMYIGITGGLCKDSSGSGIKKLLSAGTLTLDRILVQSDSPFMYPNARAANLTDALKSSLTQRSLGFLQRYCTFHRNEPCSLPILVELLAGFIAKKPDEVALATSINALKIFGMS is encoded by the exons ATGGCTTTTCAACCCAACAGTACGGTCAAAGTATTGGATCCGATTCGAGAGAACTATGACAATTATCTGCTCATCGACGTTGGATCGAACATGGTGAACAAGAAGTTCAGCCGGGACTTGGAATCGGTGTTACAGAGAGCAAAAGATTCAG gtgttcaaaaaataattgttcctTGTACCTCTCTTAGAACGAGTAAAGAGGCGTTGCGTTTAGCAAGAATATATCCAGGAGCGTTATATTCAACGGCAG gtaTCCATCCACATGAAGCAAAATCTTGGgaagataattattatgatgaacTGAGAGATATTGCTAAAAATCCAGAATGTGTAGCTATTGGTATATGTGGTTTAGATTATAACAAAGATTTTTCTTCGCCTGATATACAAAGAAAAGTTTTTGAACTACAg atttCCTTGgctaaagaaattaaaaagcCCATCATGTTGCATCAAAAAGGAGCACATGAAGATTTTTTAAGgattataaaaacacatttgCCTTTAGAACTTCCAGCAATTTTACATTCATTTACTGGTTCATTTGAAGAAGCTACTGACTACATAAACTTGGGAATGTACATTGGAATAACAG gAGGATTGTGCAAAGATAGTTCTGGTAGCggaataaaaaaacttttaagcgCAGGAACATTAACACTAGATAGAATACTAGTGCAATCGGATTCTCCGTTTATGTATCCAAATGCTAGAGCAGCAAATCTTACGGACGCATTAAAATCGAGCCTCACACAAAG ATCACTGGGATTTTTACAGCGTTACTGTACATTTCATCGAAATGAACCATGCTCATTACCTATTTTAGTGGAATTATTAGCCGGTTTTATTGCTAAAAAACCAGATGAAGTGGCTTTAGCAACATCAATTAATGCgcttaaaatatttggaatgtcataa